The DNA window CCTGATAGACGATGGTTCCGCCGGATGTCCCGGCGCCGGGGCCCATATCGACCACGTGATCGGCGATGGCGATCAGATCGGGGTCATGCTCGACCAGCAGGACGCTGTTGCCCTTTTCCCGAAGGCGAAGCAGCAACTGGCCGAGATGATGCACGTCCCGGGCGTGAAGCCCGACGCTCGGCTCGTCAAGGATATAGGCGATATCCGAAAGGCTGCTGCCGAGATGGCGGATCATCCTGATCCGCTGCGACTCTCCGCCCGAGAGCCCGGACGTGCCGCGATCCAGACTGAGATAGTCGAGACCGATCTCGATCATGCTCTCGAGCTTCTCGGTCAGCGCGGACAAAACCGGACGCATTTCCGGCACATCGATCCCGCGAATGAACTCCAGCAGATCGCTGGCCTCCATCGCCGCGCAATCCGCGATATTGCGCCCCGCGATCCGGCAGGACAGCACGTCCGGATTGAGACGGCCGCCGCCGCAGGCCTCGCAGGGCCCGCTGAGGGTGATGCGGCTCAGGGCGTCGCGCTCGGCCTCTGACAGATCCGCCTCGTCGCGGTCGAGGAACGAACGCCGGAGGCGCGGCAGAACGCCCTCGTAAACCGTGCTTTTCGGCCAGCCCGGCTTCGGATCGGTGACCGGCGTGCCCTCCTCGACGGTCAGGCGCCTCCATTCCGCCTCGCCATAGGCGGAAAGCGGCTTCGAGGTATCGAAGAAGCCGGACAGGGCATAGCGTTTCCAGCGCCACGCCCCCGGTTCGAACCCCGGGAACAGGATCGCGCCCTCGTCCAGCGTGCGATCGCGGTCGAACAAGGCGGCCTGATCGATCCTGCGCACCGTTCCCAGCCCCTGACATCGCGGGCACATCCCGTCGGGGTTATTGAAGGAAAACAGGCTGGATTCCCCCACATGCGGCGTGCCGATGCGGGAAAAGAGCAGCCGCAGCAGGGCATATATCTCGGTTGCGGTCCCGACCGTGGATCGACGGTTCCCGCCCAGACGATGCTGATCGACAATGATCGAGGCGGGCAGGTTCTCTAGCCGATCCGCATCCGGCTGGACATGATGCGGAAGCCGGTTGCGCACGAAGCTCGGATAGGTCTCGGCCAGCTGGCGCTGGGATTCAGCGGCGATGGTGTCGAACAGAAGCGAGGATTTCCCCGAACCGGAAACGCCGGTGAAGACCACGATCCGGCCCTTGGGGATGTCGACCGAGACATTCCGGAGATTGTTCGTGCGTGCGCGCAGGATGCGCATCGGCCTGTCAGTCATCCGCGCAGACCTCTGCCTGCAACCCGCTGACCGCCTTGCGGCAGAGCTCGGCGAAGATCGCCTGTTCCCCCTGCGTCATCACCGAGGCCACCCGCTGCGCGGCGTCATGCCGCTGCAGGGCCGCGCGGTCCATGAAGGCCCTGCCCTCTGCGCTGAGCATGGTCGCCTGGACACGCCGGTCCTCATCATCCGGGACCTGATCCACGAGCCCCAGATCCTTGAGCACCCGCAATGCCTTCGAAAGCTGCGGACGCGCGACACCAAGCCGGTCGCTGAGGACCGACGGGCGCAGGGCCCCCTCGATGCGCAGGACATCCAGAACGTCATACTGGGCCCAGGTCACCGTCTCGGGTGTGAACCGATTGCGTCGGGCAACCAGCTCGCACTGCAACAAGGACAGCGCGCTTTCGAGAGGATCGATATTATTGGTTTCCATATGGAAATCATATTCCTGCAAAAAGCGCCCGTCAACGCCATTGCACGGCCCGGATGATGCCCTTTTCGACATCACCCTTGCAGCGAACGCCCCGGGCCTGCGCTGCGCGCCCGGGCTTTTGGAAGAAGGATGCGAAGCCCCTGCCCGAGAGGCGGACAACGCAGGCGCGCCCGGACCGGACGGGCCGAGGCCCGACCGCCTGTCGCCGGGGCCGGCAGCAGGGACGCCTAGGCCCGATCCGCGGCGAGTTCCTCAACGAGGATCGCCGCGATCTCGCGGCAATCGGCGGACGAAAAGGTCAGCGGCAGCCGCAGATCGATCAGCCCGGCCAGCACCCGGTCGGTCCGGGGCAAAGGCTCGGGCGCGGCATAGCCCCAATGGACATAGCGCGAGGTGAAGCCCTGCGGCTGCTCGGCGCCGAACCATTTCAGTTCGATCCCGCGCGCGGCGGCGCGGGTCAGGAAGGCCGCGATGCGCCCGGGCGGCCAGCCGGGCAGCCGGAACTGGAAGGACGAGCCGACGAAACGCTCGCAGGCGGGCCGCGCGATCAGCGCGATCCCCGGCGTGGCGCGAAGCCCCGCCTCGAGCGCGCGGTAAAGCGCCTCCCAGCGCGCGACACGGTCCGGCAGCCCGGCCAGTTGCGGCCGCAGGATCGCGGCACGCAGCGCATCCATCCGCCCCGAGACATTCGGCACTTCGGCCAGGAGCCCCTCGAAATGCTCGGGCGCCGGGGCTGCGCGGTGGCGCGGATACATCATGTAGGACCCCGAGAGCAGCACCGCCCGGGCCATCAATCCGGGATCGTCCGAGATCAGCAAGCCCCCCTCGCCCGAATTGAGATGCTTGTAGGTCTGGGTCGAATAGCAGGCCATCGCGCCATGCCGCCCCGACGGCACCCCGTTCCAGGCGGCCCCCATCGTATGGGCGCAATCCTCGATCACCGCGACCCCCGCGCCGTCGCAGATCGCCATCAGCCGGTCCATGTCGCAGATATGGCCGCGCATATGCGACAGCAGCAGCACCCGCGCCCCGGTCTCGGCGATCCGGGCCTCGAGATGGCCCAGATCGATCACCAGATCGGGCGTGACCTCGACCAGCACCGGCCGCGCGCCGAGGCTGGCAATCGCGCCCGGCACCGGCGCCAGCGTAAAGGCATTGGTCAGGACCGGCTCGCCGGGGCCGACCTGCAGGGCGCGAAGCGCGGTGGCCAGAGCATAGCCGCCCGAGGCCACAGCCAGCGCGAAGCGCGCCCCGGTGAAGGCCGCGAACTCCTCTTCGAGCAGCGCCACCTCGCCCGCCTCGTCCCCGGCAAGATTGTAGCGATGCAGCCGCCCGTGCCGGAGCACCGCGACCGCCGCCTCGATCGCCGCCTCGGAGAGCGGCTCCTGCTGGGTGAAGCTGCGGGAAAAGCGCGGCGCCATGGCTCAGGCCGCGGGCAGAAGCTTCGCGACGAGGCCGTCGAGCTCGGCATAATCGGCCATCAGGGCATCGGGTTCCAGCCCGGGCATCTCGTCCGCCGCCGGACCGAAGCTGACCAGCACGCAGGGCACGCCCGCGGCGCGCGCGGTTGCGCGGTCGGTGAAGGTATCGCCGACCAGAAGCGAGCAGCCGACCTGCCCGCCCGCCTGCTCGACCGCCAGCGCATAAGGCGCCGGGTCGGGCTTGCGCACCGGCAGCGTATCGGCACCTACCAGCGAGGCAAACAGCCCGCGCACGCCAAGCCGGGTCATCAGCTCTTCAGCCAGCGCCGTGGGCTTGTTGGTGCAGATCCCGACCCCGATGCCCGCCTCGCGCAGTCGCTCGACCGCCTCGACGGCACCGGGATAAAGCCGGGTATGGCGGTCGAGCCCGGCCGCGTAATGATCGAAGAACAACGGATACTGTTCGGCCACCGGCGCGTCTTCGCCGATCAGCCCCAGCCGTTCGAAGCCGAGCTGAAGCATCGCCCGGCCGCCCAGGAAGGCGGTCGTCGCATCGGCCTCGGCATCGAGCAAAGCGCCCTGCCCCAGCGCCTCGAAGCAGGCATTGGCCGCGTCGATCAGATCGCGGCTGGTATCGGCCAGCGTTCCGTCCAGATCGAAGATCACCGTCCTCATGCGTGCCTCTCTTTCCCGTCCGTGCCTCTGTAACAGAGCGAAATGCCAAGTGAACCGGCCGCCGGTTGCGAACCGCAGGAACCGCGATAAAAGGGGGACGAGAAAAAGGAAAGAGCAGATACCCCCATGCCCACCGCCCTGATCCTCCTGGCCGCCGGCCAGGGCAGCCGGATGATGTCCGACCGTGCCAAGGTGCTGCACGAGGTCGCCGGAGCGCCGCTTCTGGCCCATGCGATGGCGGCCGGCCGCGCGCTCGACCCGGCCCTGACCGTCGTCGTGACCGGACATCAGGCCGAGGCGGTGCGCGTCGCGGCACTCGACATCGACCCCGAGGTCGCCGTCGTCGAGCAGACCGAGCAGCTTGGCACCGGCCATGCCGTGGCCCAGGCCCGCCCCGCGCTGGACGG is part of the Rhodovulum sp. MB263 genome and encodes:
- a CDS encoding MarR family winged helix-turn-helix transcriptional regulator translates to METNNIDPLESALSLLQCELVARRNRFTPETVTWAQYDVLDVLRIEGALRPSVLSDRLGVARPQLSKALRVLKDLGLVDQVPDDEDRRVQATMLSAEGRAFMDRAALQRHDAAQRVASVMTQGEQAIFAELCRKAVSGLQAEVCADD
- a CDS encoding HAD-IA family hydrolase, with amino-acid sequence MRTVIFDLDGTLADTSRDLIDAANACFEALGQGALLDAEADATTAFLGGRAMLQLGFERLGLIGEDAPVAEQYPLFFDHYAAGLDRHTRLYPGAVEAVERLREAGIGVGICTNKPTALAEELMTRLGVRGLFASLVGADTLPVRKPDPAPYALAVEQAGGQVGCSLLVGDTFTDRATARAAGVPCVLVSFGPAADEMPGLEPDALMADYAELDGLVAKLLPAA
- a CDS encoding DegT/DnrJ/EryC1/StrS aminotransferase family protein, yielding MAPRFSRSFTQQEPLSEAAIEAAVAVLRHGRLHRYNLAGDEAGEVALLEEEFAAFTGARFALAVASGGYALATALRALQVGPGEPVLTNAFTLAPVPGAIASLGARPVLVEVTPDLVIDLGHLEARIAETGARVLLLSHMRGHICDMDRLMAICDGAGVAVIEDCAHTMGAAWNGVPSGRHGAMACYSTQTYKHLNSGEGGLLISDDPGLMARAVLLSGSYMMYPRHRAAPAPEHFEGLLAEVPNVSGRMDALRAAILRPQLAGLPDRVARWEALYRALEAGLRATPGIALIARPACERFVGSSFQFRLPGWPPGRIAAFLTRAAARGIELKWFGAEQPQGFTSRYVHWGYAAPEPLPRTDRVLAGLIDLRLPLTFSSADCREIAAILVEELAADRA
- a CDS encoding excinuclease ABC subunit UvrA, with product MTDRPMRILRARTNNLRNVSVDIPKGRIVVFTGVSGSGKSSLLFDTIAAESQRQLAETYPSFVRNRLPHHVQPDADRLENLPASIIVDQHRLGGNRRSTVGTATEIYALLRLLFSRIGTPHVGESSLFSFNNPDGMCPRCQGLGTVRRIDQAALFDRDRTLDEGAILFPGFEPGAWRWKRYALSGFFDTSKPLSAYGEAEWRRLTVEEGTPVTDPKPGWPKSTVYEGVLPRLRRSFLDRDEADLSEAERDALSRITLSGPCEACGGGRLNPDVLSCRIAGRNIADCAAMEASDLLEFIRGIDVPEMRPVLSALTEKLESMIEIGLDYLSLDRGTSGLSGGESQRIRMIRHLGSSLSDIAYILDEPSVGLHARDVHHLGQLLLRLREKGNSVLLVEHDPDLIAIADHVVDMGPGAGTSGGTIVYQGTVAGLRQAETPTGCGLRKSHDLNPTPRRPTGWIGLRNRSMFNLQDLSVDIPLGVMTVIAGVAGSGKSTLASRILPGCRADVVVIDQAELRGSSRSTPASYLGIMDDIRREFARSSGKPVGLFSTNAAGGCPVCKGRGTVRTDLAFLDAVEAPCEACVGSGYGVEARSIRVAGHSIDRVMGLRAPQARALFRSHRAITEALARLEQVGLAYMQIGQRLSTLSGGERQRLKLAAELGRAGRIYVIDEPTSGLHMADVERLIKLFRTLTERGMTLIVVEHNLDMIAAADHVIEMGPGAGRRGGRIIYQGAPAGLISDSLSVTGPYLARAFGCRPAAAASSLT